The DNA window CGTAATGACTACCACTACAGTACATCAAAGAAATTTAAAGAGTTATAATGGTAGTAAAATAAGCACTAACataaaaagtgaaaaaaactcccaaaataaaaatcagaAAATCCCTCTCTGTTCCTATTCTGAACTACCTGAATGGCAAAAGGATAATGAATGGATTTTGCACGGGTATGTCCGAGAAACAAATTCAGTTGTAACTTGTGTTAAATCAATGCTAACTTATCACAACGAAACTTTGAATATTTATAGTCATTTACTCCCTGGCATAGGTTATCTCCTGttgcttttgtttttcacaGATTTAGTGCTGATTCCATACCTGGTCTCACATATGTCTATGAATGGCCATGAAGCAATTGATGTAATTGATTATCTCatgattaatttttatttggtgGGTGcttttttatgtttaatGTGCAGCTCGTTTTTCCACTGCTTCAAGCAGCATTCGAAAAAGCACAGCGATATGTGGAGTAAAGCTGATTACATGGGTATCgttattttgatttctGCTTCCATTATTTCACTGTTGTATTACGGCTATTATGATCATTTGTcttatttcaaaattttcacAATAATTACAATAATACTAGGTTCAATTTGTTCTGTTTTTGTGCTAAACGATAAgtttaatgaaaaagatttcAAGATTTATAGAGCTACatttttcatattattTGGATTTAGTGGTATTCTCCCGGTGGGAATGGGTTTTCTAAAATTCGGAATCGTTGAAAGTTGTAAAAGGGTACAGTTCAAC is part of the Saccharomycodes ludwigii strain NBRC 1722 chromosome III, whole genome shotgun sequence genome and encodes:
- the IZH1 gene encoding PAQR-type receptor (similar to Saccharomyces cerevisiae YDR492W | IZH1 | Implicated in Zinc Homeostasis (paralog of YOL101C | IZH4)), with protein sequence MTTTTVHQRNLKSYNGSKISTNIKSEKNSQNKNQKIPLCSYSELPEWQKDNEWILHGHLLPGIGYLLLLLFFTDLVLIPYLVSHMSMNGHEAIDVIDYLMINFYLVGAFLCLMCSSFFHCFKQHSKKHSDMWSKADYMGIVILISASIISLLYYGYYDHLSYFKIFTIITIILGSICSVFVLNDKFNEKDFKIYRATFFILFGFSGILPVGMGFLKFGIVESCKRVQFNYLLLEAVCYITGALIYGFKLPEAFAPGKFDCFGNSHQIFHVFVVLGSLFHLRAVVGSFILMHSGYHTNNLLIF